A region from the Panicum hallii strain FIL2 chromosome 1, PHallii_v3.1, whole genome shotgun sequence genome encodes:
- the LOC112879011 gene encoding leucine-rich repeat extensin-like protein 3 isoform X1, giving the protein MGSSSSPSPPPPPMIGRAGNLTVFITPPSPTSTPRGASRTPPPPPESPRSDFSTPTPQRAAPLPSPSPSPRKPANPAAAPAVVFTPPPPPAPVKVAPPPVQVPPPQYEKASAGGKHDGSTFGFFWDAVARVQEAHASLDEYVANWFGLDQSKYQWALNDYYEATGKVDGAFDVCVQVDVGWYDSCVLAFSVDSLVSSTCRC; this is encoded by the exons ATGGGGTCCTCGTCctcaccgtcgccgccgccaccgcccatgATCGGGAGGGCCGGGAACCTCACCGTCTTCATCACGCCGCCGTCTCCCACGAGCACGCCGCGGGGCGCGTCgcgcaccccgccgccgccgcccgagtcCCCGCGCTCGGATTTCTCCACGCCGACCCCGCAGAGGGCGGCCCCGTTGCCCTCcccctcgccctcgccgcgCAAGCCCGCAAACCCGGCCGCGGCTCCCGCGGTGGTGTTCaccccacccccgccgccggctcccgtgaaggtcgcgccgccgccggtgcaggTGCCGCCGCCTCAGTACGAGAAGGCGTCCGCAGGGGGCAAGCACGACGGATCGACATTCGGCTTCTTCTGGGACGCCGTCGCGCGCGTCCAGGAAG CGCACGCGAGCCTCGACGAGTACGTGGCGAACTGGTTCGGGTTGGATCAGTCCAAGTACCAGTGGGCTCTCAACGACTACTACGAGGCTACCGGCAAG GTGGATGGAGCATTTGATGTTTGTGTGCAGGTCGATGTTGGTTGGTATGATTCGTGTGTTCTGGCCTTTTCTGTAGATAGCCTCGTGAGCTCTACATGCAGGTGCTAG
- the LOC112879011 gene encoding leucine-rich repeat extensin-like protein 3 isoform X2, whose translation MGSSSSPSPPPPPMIGRAGNLTVFITPPSPTSTPRGASRTPPPPPESPRSDFSTPTPQRAAPLPSPSPSPRKPANPAAAPAVVFTPPPPPAPVKVAPPPVQVPPPQYEKASAGGKHDGSTFGFFWDAVARVQEAHASLDEYVANWFGLDQSKYQWALNDYYEATGKEVDYVKGGKPKELTTTKVQKV comes from the exons ATGGGGTCCTCGTCctcaccgtcgccgccgccaccgcccatgATCGGGAGGGCCGGGAACCTCACCGTCTTCATCACGCCGCCGTCTCCCACGAGCACGCCGCGGGGCGCGTCgcgcaccccgccgccgccgcccgagtcCCCGCGCTCGGATTTCTCCACGCCGACCCCGCAGAGGGCGGCCCCGTTGCCCTCcccctcgccctcgccgcgCAAGCCCGCAAACCCGGCCGCGGCTCCCGCGGTGGTGTTCaccccacccccgccgccggctcccgtgaaggtcgcgccgccgccggtgcaggTGCCGCCGCCTCAGTACGAGAAGGCGTCCGCAGGGGGCAAGCACGACGGATCGACATTCGGCTTCTTCTGGGACGCCGTCGCGCGCGTCCAGGAAG CGCACGCGAGCCTCGACGAGTACGTGGCGAACTGGTTCGGGTTGGATCAGTCCAAGTACCAGTGGGCTCTCAACGACTACTACGAGGCTACCGGCAAG GAAGTGGATTATGTAAAAGGTGGCAAGCCGAAGGAGCTTACTACTACTAAAGTGCAAAAGGTCTGA
- the LOC112903209 gene encoding U4/U6.U5 small nuclear ribonucleoprotein 27 kDa protein, whose translation MSDRRRDKEKPRDRDREKDRDLDRHRDRDRDRDRDRDRDRDRDRDRDRDRRRDRERKRSRSRSPSADRDRSHRRHYHSHSHRGRSSPSPDAGRHKRRRDASPAAADHHHREDKKSTDPPAPPKDGGDPAAAVAAVGDGDVDAEELEMMKMMGIPVGFDSTKGKHVPDADVSGVRVVTKRQPRQYMNRRGGFNRPLPLERNR comes from the coding sequence ATGTCCGACCGCCGCCGTGACAAGGAGAAGCCTCGCGACCGCGACCGTGAAAAGGACCGCGACCTCGACCGCCATCGCGACCGGGATCGCGACAGGGATAGAGATCGGGACCGGGATAGGGATAGGGATCGCGACCGAgaccgcgaccgccgccgcgaccgcgaGCGGAAGCGCTCCCGGTCCCGCTCCCCGTCAGCAGATCGGGACcgctcccaccgccgccactACCACTCGCACTCCCACCGAGGCCGCTCGTCCCCCTCCCCTGACGCCGGCCGCCACAAGCGCCGCCGCGACgcgtcccccgccgccgccgaccaccaCCACAGGGAGGACAAGAAGTCCACCGATCCTCCCGCGCCACCCAAGGACGGAGGGGACCCAGCGGCCGCGGTCGCAGCGGTGGGCGACGGGGACGTGGATGCGGAGGAGCTcgagatgatgaagatgatgggCATCCCCGTCGGGTTCGACTCCACCAAGGGGAAGCACGTGCCCGATGCCGACGTCAGTGGCGTGCGGGTCGTCACCAAGCGCCAGCCGCGCCAGTACATGAACCGCCGCGGTGGGTTTAACCGGCCCCTGCCGCTGGAGCGGAACCGCTGA